Proteins from a single region of Haloplanus sp. GDY1:
- a CDS encoding SRPBCC family protein, which translates to MREVEVSRFVPAPPRAVERALTPEAVVEREGSFTVREVSDEGDATLVVAGARGLELTLRFEERPDGLRYTQAGDAGPFDAMTTELTVASEDEGSRVTARSAVSLGLPVPALTDRLAGWKRRGELERLLDGVAETAT; encoded by the coding sequence ATGCGCGAGGTGGAAGTCTCACGGTTCGTGCCGGCACCGCCCCGAGCGGTCGAACGCGCCCTGACGCCCGAAGCGGTGGTCGAACGCGAGGGGAGCTTCACGGTCCGGGAGGTGAGCGACGAGGGGGACGCGACGCTCGTCGTCGCGGGCGCCCGCGGGCTGGAACTCACGCTGCGGTTCGAGGAGCGGCCGGACGGCCTCCGCTACACGCAGGCCGGCGACGCGGGTCCCTTCGACGCCATGACGACGGAACTCACCGTCGCGTCGGAGGACGAGGGGTCGCGCGTGACCGCCCGGTCGGCGGTGAGCCTCGGCCTCCCGGTGCCGGCCCTGACCGACCGGCTGGCGGGCTGGAAGCGTCGCGGGGAACTGGAGCGCCTGCTCGACGGGGTGGCCGAAACCGCGACCTGA
- a CDS encoding CobW family GTP-binding protein has protein sequence MSRDAIPVTILCGSLGAGKTTLLNHLLREAGERDIAVLVNDMGEVNVDADLVSGNTDLAVDGGVTELSNGCICCELQDDLETAVVRLASDRDFDQLVVEASGISEPRPVARLFTTGSRAAARYDVASIVAVVDARQFHDAFGEAGVATRRGDGEGTRPLSDLLVEDVEAADLVLLNKTDLVAPDELDAVEEMVRALRPDAEIRRTEHSRIDPETLLRARYDPGAVEAAGWKRALDEDGGGHDHDHAHGDHAHPEAVYGVASFTYRRRRPFHPERFSTLLADLPSSVVRAKGTCWIATGADVAHTMHQAGPSVRVEATGPWIASLPEFEQDAYRRNRSDLDWDGEWGDRRVELVFIGREMDEEGLIAALDDCLLTDAEMGADWGAFASEFPTEAGEERVVVDP, from the coding sequence ATGTCACGGGACGCCATCCCCGTCACCATCCTGTGCGGGAGCCTCGGCGCCGGCAAGACGACGCTGCTCAACCACCTGCTCCGGGAGGCGGGCGAACGCGATATCGCCGTCCTCGTCAACGACATGGGGGAGGTCAACGTCGACGCCGACCTGGTGAGCGGGAACACGGACCTCGCCGTCGACGGCGGCGTGACCGAACTCTCGAACGGCTGTATCTGCTGTGAACTGCAGGACGACCTCGAAACCGCCGTCGTCCGTCTCGCCTCCGACCGCGACTTCGATCAGCTGGTCGTCGAGGCATCGGGCATCTCCGAACCCCGCCCCGTCGCCCGCCTGTTCACGACGGGGTCGCGGGCCGCCGCCCGCTACGACGTGGCCTCCATCGTCGCCGTCGTTGACGCCCGCCAGTTCCACGACGCCTTCGGCGAGGCGGGCGTCGCGACCCGCCGTGGCGACGGCGAGGGGACGCGCCCGCTCTCGGACCTCCTCGTCGAGGACGTCGAGGCCGCGGACCTCGTCCTCCTGAACAAGACGGACCTGGTCGCGCCCGACGAACTCGACGCCGTCGAGGAGATGGTGCGGGCGCTCCGCCCGGACGCCGAGATCCGGCGGACGGAGCACAGCCGCATCGACCCCGAGACGCTCCTGCGGGCGCGCTACGATCCCGGCGCGGTCGAGGCGGCGGGGTGGAAGCGAGCGCTCGACGAGGACGGCGGCGGGCACGACCACGACCACGCGCACGGCGACCACGCCCACCCCGAAGCCGTCTACGGCGTCGCCTCCTTCACGTACCGCCGCCGCCGGCCCTTCCACCCAGAGCGGTTCTCCACCCTGCTGGCCGACCTCCCGTCCTCGGTCGTCCGCGCCAAGGGGACCTGCTGGATCGCCACCGGCGCCGACGTGGCCCACACGATGCACCAGGCCGGCCCCTCGGTTCGGGTCGAGGCCACCGGCCCCTGGATCGCCAGCCTCCCCGAGTTCGAGCAGGACGCCTACCGGCGCAACCGCTCGGACCTCGACTGGGACGGGGAGTGGGGCGACCGGCGGGTCGAACTGGTGTTCATCGGTCGGGAGATGGACGAGGAGGGGCTGATCGCGGCGCTCGACGACTGCCTGCTCACCGACGCTGAGATGGGGGCCGACTGGGGGGCGTTCGCGAGCGAGTTCCCGACCGAGGCCGGTGAGGAGCGGGTGGTCGTCGACCCCTAG
- a CDS encoding ArsA family ATPase, producing the protein MERFVFFGGKGGVGKTTMSSAYGQKCARSGLETLVVSTDPAHSTADVFDQEFDDEPRSVEGIENLSVMEIDPDEELERHLMETKRAMGDQVSPAMVNEIDRQIEMAHQTPGAYEAALFDRFIDVMRDADPYERVVFDTSPTGGTLRLLSLPEFLEGWIDRLLHKRKQSIELYERAAIGNREPRRMMDGDPIIARLQERKEMFEFAKETLRDEAAFYLVVNPDELSIRETRRAIDSLADHGLSVRGLAVNKLTPEPDDDEDGRGARYLRDRVATERERLDELHETFDPPVVAEVETRVREVKGSLLAAVADELDVAV; encoded by the coding sequence ATGGAGCGGTTCGTCTTCTTCGGCGGGAAGGGCGGCGTCGGCAAGACCACGATGTCGAGCGCCTACGGGCAGAAGTGCGCGCGGTCGGGGCTGGAGACGCTCGTCGTCTCGACGGATCCCGCCCACAGCACCGCCGACGTGTTCGACCAGGAGTTCGACGACGAGCCGCGGTCGGTCGAGGGGATCGAGAACCTGTCGGTCATGGAGATCGATCCGGACGAGGAACTCGAACGGCACCTGATGGAGACGAAACGGGCGATGGGCGATCAGGTGAGTCCGGCGATGGTCAACGAGATCGACCGCCAGATCGAGATGGCCCACCAGACGCCGGGCGCCTACGAGGCGGCGCTGTTCGACCGCTTCATCGACGTGATGCGCGACGCCGACCCCTACGAGCGCGTCGTCTTCGACACGTCGCCCACGGGCGGCACGCTGCGTCTCCTCTCGCTCCCGGAGTTCCTGGAGGGGTGGATCGACCGCCTGCTCCACAAGCGCAAGCAGAGCATCGAACTGTACGAGCGTGCGGCCATCGGCAACCGGGAACCCCGGCGGATGATGGACGGCGACCCGATCATCGCCCGCCTGCAGGAACGCAAGGAGATGTTCGAGTTCGCGAAGGAGACCCTGCGCGACGAGGCGGCGTTCTACCTCGTCGTCAACCCGGACGAACTGTCGATCAGGGAGACCCGCCGGGCCATCGACAGCCTCGCCGACCACGGCCTCTCGGTCCGGGGGCTGGCGGTGAACAAACTCACGCCGGAACCGGACGACGACGAGGACGGCCGCGGGGCACGGTACCTCCGGGACCGCGTGGCGACCGAGCGCGAACGCCTCGACGAACTCCACGAGACGTTCGACCCGCCGGTGGTCGCGGAGGTGGAGACTCGGGTCCGCGAGGTGAAGGGATCGCTGCTCGCAGCGGTGGCCGACGAACTCGACGTCGCGGTGTAG
- a CDS encoding carbon starvation CstA family protein, whose protein sequence is MVQAITLVVLTLVSFTVAYLGYSRYLSQFVDLDDDRETPAHKYQDGQEYVPSKKPVLLGHHYSSIAGGAPIVGPITATVVWGWVPAFLWVAIGNPLFGSVHDFMALTSSMRHEGKSIGYIIGEYVGERGKDMILWFAFLTIILVVAVFGLVIAVVFNAYPQAATASLVYIALALVFGVYLYQLDLPFLPGTVAFVAAVFAGVWVGVQYPLALVPGDYPAGTIVLLSGSPLPPVLGSVNIATWIPVVLVYGFVASVLPVWVLLQPRDFLTSSLLYAGVGGTLLAVIVGTVTGAGQQLTVNVPAYAGFWGGALVETTLPLFPLLFVTIACGTISGFHSLVSSGTTAKQLDKETDARTIGYGGMLGEGLLATVAIVTVAVYAEVPTGGGIGLALPNFASGGGLILNIGFGIPESLAAPFMGLVLVSFLLTSTDTAVRLGRYMVEELVGTPETQVQEVAANRYVNASLQVIPAYVLVASGRWADLWPLFGGANQTLAALALLVATIWLANWDDQKQLISTGAPMAFMLVITTIALLYLSLYQNLYQKFVLGNWADGGTTIAMASAAVQIVIALVLIWLALSLAYMGISNIRKARGTGAAVADGGEPTDDDD, encoded by the coding sequence ATGGTACAGGCTATCACACTGGTGGTACTCACGCTCGTGTCGTTCACGGTGGCGTATCTGGGGTACTCGAGATACCTCTCGCAGTTCGTCGACCTGGACGACGACCGTGAGACGCCGGCGCACAAGTATCAGGACGGACAGGAGTACGTCCCGTCCAAGAAGCCGGTGTTGCTGGGGCATCACTATTCGAGCATCGCGGGCGGGGCGCCCATCGTCGGCCCGATCACCGCGACGGTGGTCTGGGGCTGGGTGCCGGCGTTCCTGTGGGTCGCCATCGGCAACCCGCTGTTCGGGTCCGTTCACGACTTCATGGCGCTGACGTCGAGCATGCGCCACGAGGGGAAGTCGATCGGGTACATCATCGGGGAGTACGTCGGCGAGCGCGGCAAGGACATGATCCTCTGGTTCGCGTTCCTGACCATCATCCTCGTGGTGGCGGTGTTCGGCCTCGTGATCGCCGTCGTCTTCAACGCCTATCCGCAGGCGGCGACGGCGTCGCTGGTCTACATCGCCCTCGCGTTGGTGTTCGGGGTGTATCTCTACCAGCTCGACTTGCCCTTCCTGCCGGGGACGGTGGCGTTCGTCGCCGCCGTCTTCGCCGGCGTGTGGGTCGGCGTCCAGTACCCCCTCGCGCTGGTGCCGGGGGACTACCCGGCGGGCACCATCGTCCTGCTGTCGGGGAGTCCGCTCCCGCCCGTGCTGGGCAGCGTCAACATCGCGACGTGGATCCCGGTGGTCCTCGTCTACGGCTTCGTCGCGAGCGTCCTGCCCGTCTGGGTGTTGCTCCAGCCGCGCGACTTCCTCACGTCGAGCCTGCTGTACGCCGGCGTCGGCGGTACGCTGCTGGCGGTGATCGTCGGGACGGTCACCGGTGCCGGCCAGCAACTCACCGTCAACGTCCCCGCCTACGCCGGGTTCTGGGGCGGGGCGCTCGTCGAAACCACCCTTCCGCTGTTCCCCCTGCTGTTCGTCACCATCGCCTGCGGGACGATCAGCGGCTTCCACTCGCTGGTCTCCTCGGGGACGACGGCCAAGCAGTTGGACAAGGAGACCGACGCCCGGACCATCGGCTACGGCGGGATGCTCGGCGAGGGCCTGCTGGCCACCGTCGCCATCGTCACCGTCGCGGTGTACGCCGAGGTGCCGACGGGCGGGGGCATCGGGCTCGCGCTCCCGAACTTCGCCTCCGGCGGCGGGCTGATCCTCAACATCGGGTTCGGGATCCCGGAGTCCCTCGCGGCGCCGTTCATGGGGCTCGTCCTCGTGAGCTTCCTGCTCACCAGCACCGACACGGCGGTTCGACTCGGCCGGTACATGGTCGAGGAACTCGTCGGGACGCCGGAGACGCAGGTCCAGGAGGTGGCGGCCAACCGCTACGTCAACGCCAGCCTCCAGGTGATTCCCGCGTACGTCCTCGTCGCCTCCGGCCGGTGGGCCGACCTCTGGCCGCTGTTCGGCGGCGCGAACCAGACGCTCGCGGCGCTGGCGCTGCTGGTGGCGACCATCTGGCTCGCCAACTGGGACGACCAGAAACAGCTCATCTCCACCGGCGCGCCGATGGCGTTCATGCTGGTCATCACGACCATCGCCCTGCTGTATCTCTCGCTGTATCAGAACCTCTATCAGAAGTTCGTCCTCGGCAACTGGGCCGACGGCGGCACGACCATCGCGATGGCCTCCGCGGCCGTCCAGATCGTGATCGCGCTGGTGTTGATCTGGCTGGCGCTCTCGCTGGCCTACATGGGCATCAGCAACATCCGGAAGGCCCGGGGCACCGGCGCGGCCGTCGCCGACGGCGGCGAACCGACCGACGACGACGACTGA
- a CDS encoding cupin domain-containing protein, with amino-acid sequence MGYHVVDTEDVDPDSDRPCTRRSLSGPAGLTRMAINRYTADPGEELPLAYHYHDEQEEAFYVLSGTLHVDTPEGTLEAGPDALVAVEPGSPQFAYNPEDADEPVDVVAVGAPPAEDDVHVYEP; translated from the coding sequence ATGGGCTACCACGTCGTCGACACCGAGGACGTCGATCCGGACTCCGACCGCCCCTGCACGCGCCGGTCGCTGTCCGGTCCCGCGGGCCTCACGCGAATGGCGATCAACCGCTACACGGCCGACCCGGGCGAGGAACTCCCGCTCGCCTACCACTACCACGACGAACAGGAGGAGGCCTTCTACGTCCTCTCGGGGACGCTCCACGTCGACACGCCCGAGGGGACGCTGGAGGCGGGGCCGGACGCCCTGGTCGCCGTCGAACCGGGGAGCCCGCAGTTCGCGTACAACCCCGAGGACGCCGACGAACCGGTCGACGTCGTCGCCGTCGGCGCCCCGCCGGCCGAGGACGACGTCCACGTCTACGAGCCGTGA
- a CDS encoding DUF5828 family protein has translation MEESVSGFKRRGTWPEIVEHGERITRALRDAGADGEAFEEWDEWRPKSHERLGDDVNEKTAEQASVGEGEGEKAGKNPDEDLRTAGEKLSESYERAEQGDNEGAVERWQDSINYVARAADSAGRKALRAVEDTVYRKVMTQLAPYYFDNELVSANVQKTARGGDEDEFIFEVNVNDDELKAAVSERLATYEDSVDRWHVDTEKETEIAEAVEGVEPPVDGGGESKSTTN, from the coding sequence ATGGAAGAGAGCGTGTCCGGATTCAAACGCCGGGGAACGTGGCCCGAAATCGTCGAACACGGTGAGCGCATCACGCGGGCGCTCCGCGACGCCGGCGCCGACGGCGAGGCGTTCGAGGAGTGGGACGAGTGGCGCCCCAAGTCCCACGAGCGCCTGGGCGACGACGTCAACGAGAAGACGGCCGAACAGGCCAGCGTCGGCGAGGGCGAGGGCGAGAAGGCCGGAAAGAACCCCGACGAGGACCTCCGCACGGCCGGCGAGAAGCTCTCGGAGTCCTACGAGCGCGCCGAACAGGGGGACAACGAGGGGGCGGTCGAGCGCTGGCAGGACTCGATCAACTACGTCGCCCGCGCCGCCGACTCCGCCGGACGGAAGGCGCTCCGGGCCGTCGAGGACACCGTCTACCGGAAGGTGATGACCCAACTGGCCCCGTACTACTTCGACAACGAACTCGTGAGCGCGAACGTCCAGAAGACGGCACGCGGCGGCGACGAGGACGAGTTCATCTTCGAGGTGAACGTCAACGACGACGAACTGAAGGCGGCGGTGAGCGAGCGGTTGGCCACCTACGAGGACAGCGTCGATCGCTGGCACGTCGACACGGAGAAGGAGACGGAGATCGCCGAGGCCGTCGAGGGGGTCGAGCCCCCAGTCGACGGCGGCGGCGAGTCGAAGTCGACGACCAACTGA
- a CDS encoding ferredoxin has protein sequence MHVEFDRDTCIGMFQCVEEWTAFEENRDEGKADLAGGEEREPDLFVREVPADAALDAEFAARTCPVDAIRLYDDDGEQIV, from the coding sequence ATGCACGTCGAGTTCGACCGCGACACCTGCATCGGCATGTTCCAGTGCGTCGAGGAGTGGACGGCGTTCGAGGAGAACCGCGACGAGGGGAAGGCGGACCTCGCCGGCGGCGAGGAACGGGAGCCGGACCTGTTCGTCCGCGAGGTGCCCGCGGACGCGGCACTCGACGCCGAGTTCGCCGCGCGCACCTGCCCCGTCGACGCCATCCGCCTCTACGACGACGACGGCGAGCAGATCGTGTAG
- a CDS encoding DEAD/DEAH box helicase → MAATDDGDGEYVEHPLLASGVIERREYQRRLADDAAADHTLVCLPTGLGKTTVSLLVTAERLHETGGTALFLAPTKPLVQQHAAFYRDALTIPDDEITVFTGEVRPDDRAALWEDSRVVIATPQVVENDLIGGRISLSDVTHLTFDECHRATGDYAYVYIAERYHADAEAPLVTGMSASPGGDEEAIMTVCENLGLREVAVMTEDDADVDEYTHDTEVEWERVTLPEQVLEIRDALEEVIVDRLEALAELGVTNTTSPDLSQRDLNRMRGELQELIDADQSEGYEGMSIHAEVMKLRRAVELAETQSVESLRRYFERQRNAARASGASKASQRLVSEPKVREAMRKAEAFDDLHPKFRQTRVLLARTLGIGGGERVIVFTESRDTAEALTDFLAESFDVRRFVGQGDKEGSDGMTQKEQGETLDAFRAGEFEVLVSTSVAEEGLDVPEVDLVLFYEPVPTAIRSIQRKGRTGRQDEGRVVVLMAEDTRDEAFFWISRRREREMEDELAELKGVADEMSAELDDGQTALDSFDDGAASDGDAAEADGGAAAQPGLAAFGAAGEGDDEDGDDAAADDSEGVVATAEGDDETVEIVVDQRELDSAIARDLSTREGVETRLETLAVGDYVVSDRVAVERKTVGDFLDTLTGSDRSLFEQVGDLSRHYARPVVLLEGEGLYEERNVHPDAIRGALASLTVDFGVSVLRTEGEGDTADLLAVLAGREQTTRERSVSVHGEKSSKTLGEQQEYVVGAIADIGPVTARSLLEHFGSVEAVMTAREEDLLEVDGVGEVTADRIRTVVGSDYS, encoded by the coding sequence ATGGCGGCCACCGACGACGGCGACGGCGAGTACGTCGAGCATCCCCTGCTCGCGTCGGGAGTCATCGAGCGCCGGGAGTACCAGCGACGCCTCGCGGACGACGCCGCCGCGGACCACACGCTCGTCTGTCTCCCCACCGGCCTCGGCAAGACGACGGTGAGCCTGCTCGTGACCGCCGAGCGCCTCCACGAGACCGGCGGGACGGCGCTCTTTCTCGCCCCGACGAAGCCGCTGGTCCAGCAACACGCCGCCTTCTACCGCGACGCGCTGACGATTCCGGACGACGAAATCACGGTCTTCACCGGCGAGGTTCGGCCGGACGACCGGGCCGCGCTCTGGGAGGACAGCCGGGTCGTCATCGCGACGCCACAGGTGGTGGAGAACGACCTGATCGGCGGGCGCATCTCCCTGTCGGACGTGACCCACCTCACCTTCGACGAGTGCCACCGCGCGACCGGCGACTACGCCTACGTCTACATCGCGGAGCGCTACCACGCCGACGCCGAGGCGCCGCTGGTGACGGGCATGAGCGCCTCGCCCGGCGGCGACGAGGAGGCGATCATGACCGTCTGTGAGAACCTCGGCCTTCGCGAGGTGGCCGTGATGACCGAGGACGACGCCGACGTCGACGAGTACACCCACGACACCGAGGTGGAGTGGGAGCGGGTGACGCTCCCCGAGCAGGTACTGGAGATCCGCGACGCACTCGAGGAGGTGATCGTCGACCGTCTGGAGGCGCTTGCGGAACTCGGCGTCACGAACACGACGAGCCCGGACCTCTCCCAGCGCGACCTCAACCGGATGCGCGGGGAGTTACAGGAACTCATCGACGCCGACCAGTCCGAGGGGTACGAGGGCATGTCGATCCACGCGGAGGTGATGAAGCTCCGGCGCGCGGTGGAACTCGCGGAGACGCAGTCCGTGGAGTCGCTGCGGCGGTACTTCGAGCGCCAGCGCAACGCGGCCCGCGCCTCCGGGGCGTCGAAGGCGAGCCAGCGCCTCGTCTCGGAGCCGAAGGTCCGGGAGGCGATGCGGAAGGCCGAGGCGTTCGACGACCTCCACCCGAAGTTCCGGCAGACGCGGGTCCTGTTGGCCCGGACGCTCGGCATCGGCGGCGGCGAGCGCGTCATCGTCTTCACCGAGTCGCGGGACACCGCCGAGGCCCTCACCGACTTCCTCGCGGAGAGCTTCGACGTTCGGCGGTTCGTCGGGCAGGGCGACAAGGAGGGCTCGGACGGCATGACCCAGAAGGAACAGGGCGAGACGCTCGATGCGTTCCGGGCGGGCGAGTTCGAGGTGCTGGTCTCCACATCCGTCGCGGAGGAGGGTCTGGACGTCCCGGAGGTGGACCTCGTGCTCTTCTACGAACCCGTCCCCACGGCGATCCGATCCATCCAGCGGAAGGGGCGGACGGGGCGACAGGACGAGGGCCGGGTGGTCGTCCTCATGGCCGAGGACACCCGCGACGAGGCGTTCTTCTGGATCTCCCGCCGGCGCGAGCGGGAGATGGAGGACGAACTGGCGGAGCTGAAAGGCGTCGCCGACGAGATGTCGGCGGAACTCGACGACGGGCAGACGGCGCTCGATTCGTTCGACGACGGGGCGGCGAGCGACGGCGACGCCGCGGAGGCCGACGGCGGCGCGGCCGCCCAGCCCGGACTGGCGGCCTTCGGGGCGGCCGGCGAGGGCGACGACGAAGACGGTGACGACGCCGCGGCGGACGACTCCGAGGGCGTCGTCGCGACGGCCGAGGGCGACGACGAGACGGTCGAGATCGTCGTCGACCAGCGGGAACTCGACTCCGCCATCGCCCGCGACCTCTCGACCCGCGAGGGGGTCGAGACCCGACTGGAGACGCTGGCGGTCGGCGACTACGTCGTCTCGGATCGCGTCGCCGTCGAGCGCAAGACCGTCGGGGACTTCCTCGACACCCTCACCGGGAGCGACCGCTCGCTGTTCGAGCAGGTGGGCGACCTCTCCCGACACTACGCCCGGCCGGTCGTCCTGCTGGAAGGCGAGGGGCTCTACGAGGAGCGCAACGTCCACCCCGACGCCATCCGTGGGGCGCTGGCGTCGCTCACGGTGGATTTCGGCGTGAGCGTCCTGCGCACCGAAGGCGAGGGCGACACCGCCGACCTGCTCGCGGTGCTGGCGGGGCGCGAACAGACGACCCGGGAGCGAAGCGTCAGCGTCCACGGCGAGAAGAGTTCGAAGACGCTGGGCGAACAGCAGGAGTACGTCGTGGGCGCCATCGCGGACATCGGCCCCGTGACCGCCCGGTCACTGCTGGAACACTTCGGGAGCGTCGAGGCCGTGATGACGGCGCGGGAGGAGGACTTGCTGGAGGTCGACGGGGTGGGCGAGGTGACCGCCGACCGCATCCGGACCGTGGTCGGGAGCGACTACAGTTAG
- a CDS encoding Sjogren's syndrome/scleroderma autoantigen 1 family protein, which produces MSGFDKEAERERLREKYEQDQEKRAATQRMSELLLQGATMTNDHCDSCGDPIFRYDGREFCPTCQAADDASGETAAAEGEDASGEREAVEADAVEADAPESASDPEAATGAEPATDDAADDGRPSPPAVDSRERSLTAPADRGTESTDAGRGRDAAPTDRRARGSEDGDDSLADARASLSRTLLKFSRAAEEADDPRRAEELLAAAREAAETLSALDDCRI; this is translated from the coding sequence ATGAGCGGGTTCGACAAGGAGGCCGAACGCGAGCGACTCCGGGAGAAGTACGAACAGGACCAGGAGAAGCGCGCGGCGACACAGCGCATGAGCGAACTCCTCCTGCAGGGAGCGACGATGACCAACGACCACTGCGACTCGTGTGGCGACCCCATCTTCCGCTACGACGGGCGGGAGTTCTGCCCCACGTGCCAGGCCGCGGACGACGCCTCGGGCGAGACGGCGGCCGCCGAGGGGGAGGACGCCTCGGGTGAGAGGGAGGCCGTCGAGGCGGACGCCGTCGAGGCGGACGCGCCCGAGTCCGCGTCCGACCCGGAGGCCGCCACGGGCGCCGAGCCGGCAACCGACGACGCGGCCGACGACGGGCGTCCCTCGCCCCCCGCCGTCGACTCCCGGGAGCGCAGCCTCACCGCCCCCGCCGACCGCGGGACCGAATCGACCGACGCGGGTCGGGGGCGTGACGCCGCCCCGACCGACCGGCGCGCCCGGGGTTCGGAGGACGGCGACGACTCGCTGGCCGACGCCCGCGCGTCGCTCTCGCGGACGCTCCTGAAGTTCTCGCGGGCGGCCGAGGAGGCCGACGACCCGCGTCGCGCGGAGGAACTGCTCGCCGCCGCCCGCGAGGCCGCCGAGACGCTCTCGGCGCTCGACGACTGCCGAATCTAA
- the mdh gene encoding malate dehydrogenase, translating to MTKVSVIGAAGTVGAAAGYNIALRDIADELVLVDIPDMEAETVGQAADTNHGVAYDSNTVVRQGGYEATAGSDVVVITAGIPRKPGQTRIDLAGDNAPIMEDIGSSLAEYNDDFVSITTSNPVDLLNRHLYEAGDRDRHSVIGFGGRLDSARFRYVLSQRFDVPVRNVEATILGEHGDAQVPVFSKVRVDGRDPEFSADEREEILANLQESAMDVIERKGATEWGPATGVAHMVEAVLRDTGEVLPGSIVLDGEFGHEDTAFGVPVKLGADGVEAVVEWDLDDYEVDLMDEAAEKLADQYGKIA from the coding sequence ATGACGAAAGTGAGCGTCATCGGCGCGGCGGGAACCGTCGGGGCCGCGGCAGGGTACAACATCGCGCTCCGCGACATCGCGGACGAACTCGTCCTCGTCGACATTCCGGACATGGAGGCGGAGACGGTGGGACAGGCCGCGGACACCAACCACGGCGTCGCCTACGACTCGAACACGGTCGTCCGGCAGGGCGGCTACGAGGCGACCGCGGGGTCGGACGTGGTCGTCATCACGGCAGGCATCCCCCGCAAGCCGGGGCAGACCCGGATCGACCTCGCGGGCGACAACGCGCCCATCATGGAGGACATCGGCTCCTCGCTGGCCGAGTACAACGACGACTTCGTGTCGATCACCACCTCGAACCCGGTGGACCTGCTGAACCGCCACCTCTACGAGGCGGGCGACCGCGACCGGCACTCGGTGATCGGCTTCGGCGGCCGCCTCGATTCGGCGCGCTTTCGCTACGTCCTCTCCCAGCGGTTCGACGTCCCCGTGCGGAACGTCGAGGCGACGATCCTCGGCGAACACGGCGACGCGCAGGTGCCCGTCTTCTCGAAGGTCCGGGTCGACGGCCGCGACCCCGAGTTCTCCGCCGACGAGCGGGAGGAGATCCTCGCCAACCTCCAGGAGTCGGCGATGGACGTCATCGAGCGCAAGGGCGCGACCGAGTGGGGCCCGGCGACGGGCGTCGCCCACATGGTCGAGGCGGTCCTCCGCGACACCGGCGAAGTCCTGCCCGGGAGCATCGTCCTCGACGGCGAGTTCGGCCACGAGGACACCGCCTTCGGCGTCCCCGTCAAACTCGGCGCCGACGGCGTCGAGGCGGTCGTCGAGTGGGATCTGGACGACTACGAGGTGGACCTGATGGACGAGGCCGCGGAGAAACTCGCCGACCAGTACGGGAAGATCGCCTGA